The proteins below are encoded in one region of Candidatus Cloacimonadota bacterium:
- the thiM gene encoding hydroxyethylthiazole kinase, with the protein MPLIHHITNWVSISDCANITRLIGGLPIMAHAREEVADMVSLSNALVLNIGTLTSELVDSMILAAKAANKKGIPVILDAVGVGATPFRDKKAYEIMDETHVDVIKGNASEIAKLAGKNVITRGVESTDVQENLVETARDLSQSQNATVVITGKEDIITDNDEIYLVKNGNEMMGKIVGTGCMAASIIATYCSLEKNHAKAAAIALSNYEIAAEKAFEIAKTPFAFKTKFFDEIYLLDKNVENLQKIYSIF; encoded by the coding sequence ATGCCACTTATTCACCATATTACAAATTGGGTTTCAATCAGCGATTGTGCCAATATTACCCGTCTAATCGGGGGCTTACCAATTATGGCTCACGCCAGAGAAGAAGTTGCGGATATGGTTTCGCTCTCCAATGCTTTGGTGCTGAATATCGGCACACTCACGAGCGAATTGGTTGACTCAATGATCTTGGCTGCTAAAGCAGCTAACAAAAAAGGTATCCCCGTTATTCTCGATGCGGTGGGCGTGGGAGCAACCCCATTTCGGGATAAAAAGGCTTATGAGATAATGGATGAAACCCATGTTGACGTTATTAAAGGAAACGCCTCGGAGATAGCAAAACTCGCAGGAAAAAACGTAATAACCCGCGGAGTAGAATCTACAGATGTTCAGGAAAATCTTGTTGAAACAGCTAGGGATCTATCTCAATCCCAAAATGCCACAGTTGTCATAACCGGAAAAGAAGATATTATTACGGATAATGACGAAATTTATCTAGTTAAAAATGGAAACGAAATGATGGGTAAGATCGTTGGCACCGGGTGTATGGCTGCATCTATCATCGCCACATATTGCAGCCTTGAAAAAAATCATGCAAAAGCCGCTGCGATAGCTCTTTCTAACTACGAAATCGCAGCAGAAAAAGCTTTTGAAATAGCAAAAACTCCATTTGCATTTAAAACGAAATTTTTTGATGAGATATATTTGTTAGATAAAAATGTCGAAAATCTGCAAAAAATTTATTCAATATTTTAA
- the thiC gene encoding phosphomethylpyrimidine synthase ThiC encodes MTQLKMAKDGIISEEMKTVAKDEQVDVEWLREEIAQGRITIPKNINHNFHPMGIGNKLRTKINANIGTSPDHYDLNEELEKLKIAVAYGSDSVMDLSTGGNLSAIRKAILKQSPVMVGTVPIYQVAAELLDNDKEISDMSVDGLFDSIEKQCVEGVDYITVHCGVTRKVVNTLKKNPRLLGMVSRGGSLLMKWMRINKAENPLYEYFDRLLVIAEKYDVTLSLGDGLRPGCLADASDAAQFEELIVLGELQKRAVERDVQVIIEGPGHIPLNEVESNMRLQKSICNNAPFYVLGPITTDIAPGYDHITSAIGGAIAAYNGADFLCYVTPSEHLCLPNKEDVHEGVIAAKIAARSADIALGIPGVKKLDNKMAEYRRDFNWEGQYKISLDPILARKRRKSSEDFSEDVCTMCGK; translated from the coding sequence ATGACACAATTAAAAATGGCAAAAGACGGAATTATTTCCGAAGAGATGAAAACCGTGGCAAAGGATGAACAGGTCGATGTTGAGTGGCTTCGTGAGGAAATTGCTCAGGGACGCATCACTATTCCAAAAAACATAAACCATAATTTTCATCCGATGGGTATCGGGAATAAATTACGAACAAAAATTAATGCAAACATAGGCACTTCACCAGATCACTATGACCTGAACGAAGAACTGGAAAAACTCAAAATCGCAGTTGCTTACGGTTCAGATAGCGTAATGGATCTATCCACAGGTGGAAATTTATCAGCAATCCGCAAAGCAATTCTAAAACAATCTCCGGTAATGGTGGGAACTGTTCCAATCTATCAGGTGGCGGCTGAACTCCTCGACAATGATAAAGAAATTTCCGATATGAGTGTGGACGGACTTTTTGATTCTATCGAAAAACAGTGTGTAGAAGGAGTGGATTATATTACGGTTCATTGTGGCGTTACGAGGAAAGTAGTTAATACGCTCAAGAAAAATCCACGTTTGTTGGGAATGGTTAGCAGAGGTGGAAGCCTGCTGATGAAGTGGATGCGGATCAATAAAGCGGAAAATCCTCTATATGAATATTTCGATAGATTGCTCGTTATTGCTGAAAAATATGATGTAACTTTAAGTTTGGGTGATGGCTTACGCCCCGGTTGTCTCGCAGACGCCTCGGATGCAGCCCAGTTTGAAGAATTAATTGTTCTCGGAGAATTGCAAAAAAGAGCCGTTGAACGTGATGTTCAGGTTATTATTGAAGGACCGGGGCATATTCCTTTGAACGAGGTTGAATCAAATATGCGTTTGCAAAAATCAATCTGCAATAATGCTCCTTTCTATGTTCTCGGACCTATCACCACAGATATTGCTCCCGGTTATGATCACATCACGAGTGCAATCGGCGGGGCAATAGCTGCTTACAATGGAGCTGATTTTTTATGCTATGTAACTCCCTCCGAACATCTTTGCTTACCTAACAAGGAGGATGTGCATGAAGGCGTGATCGCTGCAAAAATCGCGGCCCGTTCTGCAGATATTGCTCTCGGAATCCCGGGAGTGAAAAAACTCGATAATAAAATGGCAGAATATCGCAGAGACTTCAATTGGGAAGGACAATATAAAATCTCTCTCGACCCGATTCTTGCTCGAAAAAGAAGAAAATCAAGCGAAGATTTTTCTGAAGACGTTTGCACAATGTGCGGTAAA
- the thiD gene encoding bifunctional hydroxymethylpyrimidine kinase/phosphomethylpyrimidine kinase — protein sequence LMKYTALTIAASDTSGGAGIQRDLKSFHDNGIWGLSVITGITAQSFERVFYSNPLSTTEVEIQLKTVFDNFKIDATKIGVIYNRKIMELISHYLQKYSQKNVIIDPIISASDSTKFLLKKDEEFFKEKFLANADLLTPNIPEAELLSQKIITTENEIKAAGKFLSEKYNCYVLMKGGHFINKKTDKIVDFLIGKNVEKEFTSPKKKLVKSHGTGCLLSSAIAANLAKGMDISAAVLLAKKYFYTQV from the coding sequence TCTTATGAAATATACAGCATTAACCATCGCAGCAAGTGATACTTCCGGTGGTGCCGGAATCCAAAGAGATCTGAAATCTTTTCACGACAATGGAATTTGGGGACTTTCCGTTATCACCGGAATAACTGCCCAATCATTTGAAAGAGTATTTTACTCAAATCCCCTATCTACTACTGAGGTGGAGATTCAGCTGAAAACTGTTTTCGATAATTTTAAAATTGACGCAACAAAAATCGGGGTAATCTACAATCGGAAAATAATGGAATTGATCTCACATTATTTGCAGAAATATTCGCAAAAAAATGTAATTATCGATCCAATCATCTCTGCGAGTGACTCAACTAAGTTCTTGCTTAAAAAAGATGAGGAATTTTTCAAAGAGAAATTTCTTGCAAATGCAGACCTTCTCACCCCAAACATTCCGGAAGCAGAATTGCTTTCACAAAAAATTATTACAACCGAAAATGAGATTAAAGCTGCCGGAAAATTCTTATCTGAAAAATATAATTGCTATGTTTTAATGAAGGGCGGGCATTTTATAAATAAAAAAACGGATAAGATCGTTGATTTTCTTATCGGAAAAAATGTCGAAAAGGAATTCACATCTCCGAAAAAAAAGTTAGTAAAATCTCATGGAACCGGCTGCTTGCTATCTTCGGCAATTGCTGCAAATCTGGCAAAGGGGATGGATATATCTGCCGCTGTATTATTAGCAAAAAAATATTTTTATACACAAGTTTAG